From a single Paraburkholderia edwinii genomic region:
- a CDS encoding LysR substrate-binding domain-containing protein, protein MSGVSMGFDQRAEVNESDESDDLARLRRLFLFDAVCEAGGIGQAALQSGRTQPAVSLAISKLEASFGGRLFERGFGGSELTAEGAIVQRRVRRMLDQMERAVASLTGQSAPAAAHGKNDARNMCRHLTDSQVRCHIAIANAGSAAEAAQQLRISQPAVHRAARQIEQTVGVSLYRRRVHSVSANAAGIEFARCLSLALYEIAQAREDLAYARGQLSGKVAIGVLPMLPPRLVARAIQRLRERYPAARLTVDEGSHARLLRELRNGTLDIIIGALRTPRLTGAVQETELFADPFIIAVRKGHRLAGKKTIRAQDLTGYDWVVPQRNVPRRTTIDSIFARLQLKPTIVVETSSLAMMMAMLVESDCITLLARSQISEAYPGSEMVALELDTPAARRAVGYTVRTDWLSTAVQEAFIELLREECEERTIFNDAPASRSRRPRPRSA, encoded by the coding sequence ATGAGCGGAGTTTCGATGGGGTTCGATCAACGCGCCGAAGTCAACGAGAGCGACGAGAGCGACGACCTTGCGCGTTTGCGGCGTCTATTTCTCTTCGACGCGGTGTGCGAGGCAGGCGGAATCGGCCAGGCGGCGCTTCAATCGGGCCGCACGCAGCCGGCGGTCAGTCTTGCCATCAGCAAGCTCGAAGCGAGTTTCGGCGGGCGGTTATTCGAGCGCGGCTTCGGCGGCAGCGAACTGACGGCCGAAGGCGCGATCGTGCAACGGCGCGTGCGGCGCATGCTCGATCAGATGGAGCGCGCGGTGGCGAGCCTCACCGGCCAGTCGGCGCCGGCAGCGGCGCATGGAAAAAACGACGCAAGAAACATGTGCCGCCATCTGACCGACTCGCAGGTGCGCTGCCATATCGCGATCGCCAATGCGGGGTCGGCCGCCGAGGCCGCGCAGCAGCTGCGCATTTCGCAGCCGGCCGTGCATCGCGCGGCGCGGCAGATCGAGCAGACGGTCGGCGTTTCGTTGTACCGGCGGCGCGTGCATAGCGTGTCGGCGAACGCGGCCGGCATCGAATTCGCGCGTTGCCTGAGTCTTGCGCTGTACGAGATTGCGCAGGCGCGCGAAGACCTCGCCTACGCGCGCGGCCAGCTGAGCGGCAAGGTCGCGATCGGCGTATTGCCGATGCTGCCGCCGCGCCTCGTGGCGCGCGCGATTCAACGCTTGCGCGAGCGCTATCCGGCCGCGCGCCTGACCGTCGACGAAGGTTCGCATGCGCGGCTTCTGCGCGAACTGCGTAACGGCACGCTCGATATCATCATCGGTGCGCTGCGCACGCCTCGGCTCACGGGCGCTGTGCAGGAAACCGAACTGTTCGCCGATCCGTTCATCATCGCCGTGCGCAAAGGGCATCGCCTCGCGGGCAAAAAAACCATCAGGGCGCAGGACTTGACCGGTTACGACTGGGTCGTGCCGCAGCGTAACGTGCCGCGCCGCACGACGATCGACTCGATCTTTGCGCGGCTGCAATTGAAGCCGACGATCGTCGTCGAAACGAGTTCGCTGGCGATGATGATGGCGATGCTCGTCGAAAGCGACTGCATCACGCTGCTTGCGCGCTCGCAGATCAGCGAGGCCTATCCGGGCAGCGAAATGGTCGCGCTCGAACTCGACACGCCCGCGGCGCGCCGCGCGGTCGGATATACGGTGCGCACCGACTGGCTTTCCACGGCCGTGCAGGAGGCGTTTATCGAACTGCTGCGCGAGGAGTGCGAGGAGCGCACCATTTTCAACGATGCTCCCGCATCGCGATCGCGACGACCACGCCCGAGATCAGCGTAA
- a CDS encoding amidohydrolase family protein produces the protein MSVVIDTHTHAISPDKQRYPVAPVGGHQSEWSVKRPVSFEALLASLDEAGIDRAVVVQASTVYGNDNSYVVEAVRSHPDRFAGVFSIDVLAGDAVTQMQRWLDAGLSGLRLFTTGSTMPGQAGWLDDERSFPVWEYAQQHNVSICLQMTAQGIPALLNMLKRFPDIRVLLDHLARPELAGGPPYEAAAPLFSLAPHRGVYLKLTNRTIAEAARGASTPAAFFPRVLDAFGADRIAWGSNFPAAEGALPQLFADARESLSMLPADARAAIFGGTALTIYPALSA, from the coding sequence ATGTCCGTCGTCATCGACACGCACACTCATGCAATTTCCCCGGATAAACAGCGCTATCCCGTCGCGCCGGTCGGTGGTCATCAGTCGGAATGGTCGGTGAAGCGTCCAGTCAGTTTCGAAGCGCTGCTTGCGTCGCTGGACGAAGCCGGAATCGATCGTGCGGTCGTTGTGCAGGCATCGACGGTGTACGGCAACGACAATAGTTATGTCGTCGAAGCGGTGCGCAGCCACCCCGACCGCTTCGCGGGCGTGTTCTCCATCGACGTGCTTGCAGGCGATGCCGTCACGCAGATGCAACGCTGGCTCGACGCGGGCCTCTCGGGCCTGCGCCTGTTCACGACCGGCAGCACGATGCCGGGTCAGGCCGGCTGGCTCGACGACGAGCGCTCGTTTCCGGTGTGGGAATACGCGCAACAGCACAACGTATCGATCTGCCTGCAGATGACGGCGCAAGGCATTCCCGCGCTGCTGAACATGCTGAAGCGCTTCCCCGATATTCGCGTGCTGCTCGATCACCTCGCGCGTCCCGAACTCGCGGGCGGCCCGCCGTACGAAGCCGCGGCGCCGTTGTTCAGTCTCGCACCGCATCGCGGCGTGTATCTGAAGCTGACCAACCGCACGATTGCCGAAGCGGCGCGCGGCGCGTCGACGCCGGCTGCGTTCTTTCCGCGCGTGCTCGATGCGTTCGGTGCAGACCGTATTGCATGGGGCTCGAACTTCCCGGCCGCCGAAGGCGCGTTGCCGCAACTGTTCGCCGATGCACGCGAAAGCCTGTCGATGCTGCCCGCCGATGCGCGCGCGGCGATTTTCGGCGGCACCGCGCTGACGATCTATCCGGCGCTCTCCGCGTAG